Proteins encoded in a region of the Candidozyma auris chromosome 7, complete sequence genome:
- a CDS encoding ubiquitin-specific protease, with protein sequence MYSVKNGRKPPPELHAGSGIHHSTASASGTVTGQVVVDRGATSSEPPVGPALMRPGSELRNVLSKDECRKIIHAELKALKTDTSLCGSVFDLIDHCSVLLEELQQTPSRSARLKTYIRAYLIYNYSINSFIMLHFGGFDFFVKKHYSDFIIYLNLYNFFRTDGIFDANKFDVKLADLRRYMDEYLVEKELLTFKIDHLYGWLDDYIEYLKHKDADEEGGDEEEDEYNEQEQHDQTITSSTVSRPYYQTESANQFDLAGIVKNGETTSSVDKEISDFTHRFPEVSSDQYPQSSAPYPVSSSASQLPEPSFHNDHHPKRHTRNSYMTQPSLPTSSQPVPNSHSAEVSTPPKRITHPSSRQNQVSSASSYIAANSNNPSLVYGNNGNGFYQANMSYDLISQPHQRWNSQPQYKASYMNGTHSMQQYMQQSHPYGNQPPQYINGQYRTPYSGANLVPYKAQTTMNLSVMEENYKAKQIERQQKNEWLRSLSICGLKNLGSSCYINSTIQVLFSVSRIVTLFSKRSSNTTLAKAMSLAKGSTKLTEAIVGLLSTFQSSGGSVISPTRFMRIVSSLKPDFNIPFEQQDAQEFLLFIIDKVHEELAREPTTGMLEIDYAHRWGVDVTPMEKEEYLKWYRALMKAEGVSPMNDLCQGHVRSQLICNDCHCTSNSYSSFSMLSLPIPNTGMPTVDLVECLRYYTQDEVLSGENAWKCPRCNKTEGGGNPMDVVFQQKRSFNPWKNKSPAKKSSKAQTNEKPNGGPVSIKKLSIIKLPPVLFIHLSRFSMFSVTDKLNAVISYPLRLKFNHQTNDVHYSLTGIINHFGTLKSGHYTALVNKSKDSSDRLVLPEWCYFDDENFRVNIAHGDVTSEKNNRVHSSNVYVLCYERQ encoded by the coding sequence ATGTATCTGGTGAAGAATGGCAGAAAACCGCCACCTGAGCTCCATGCTGGACTGGGAATACACCATTCTACGGCATCAGCTTCAGGCACAGTTACGGGACAAGTGGTGGTTGATCGAGGCGCCACCTCCCTGGAGCCTCCAGTCGGGCCTGCCCTAATGCGTCCCGGGTCTGAACTAAGAAATGTGTTGTCAAAAGACGAGTGCCGTAAGATTATACATGCGGAGCTAAAGGCTCTAAAGACTGACACAAGTCTATGTGGCTCGGTGTTTGATCTTATCGACCATTGCTCTGTCTTGTTGGAGGAATTGCAGCAGACCCCGAGCCGATCGGCGAGGCTCAAGACGTATATCCGGGCGTATCTAATCTATAACTACTCGATCAACTCGTTTATCATGCTACATTTTGGCGGCTTCGACTTCTTTGTTAAGAAACACTACAGCGACTTTATCATATACCTCAACTTGTACAACTTTTTCCGAACAGACGGTATCTTTGACGCTAACAAGTTCGACGTAAAGCTTGCGGATTTGCGGAGATATATGGATGAGTAccttgtggagaaggaaCTCTTGACTTTTAAGATTGACCACTTGTACGGATGGCTAGATGACTATATCGAGTATCTTAAGCACAAGGATGCAGACGAAGAAGGCggtgacgaagaagaggatgaaTACAATGAGCAAGAGCAGCATGATCAAACTATCACATCATCGACTGTTTCAAGACCATACTATCAAACTGAATCCGCAAATCAGTTCGATTTGGCCGGTATAGTCAAAAATGGTGAGACTACGTCATCTGTTGATAAAGAAATCTCTGATTTCACTCATCGGTTCCCGGAAGTGTCCAGTGATCAATACCCTCAGTCTAGCGCTCCATATCCGGTATCATCTTCTGCGCTGCAGCTACCAGAACCATCTTTCCATAATGATCATCATCCAAAGCGTCATACAAGAAACAGCTACATGACTCAACCTTCGTTACCGACGTCATCGCAACCGGTGCCGAACTCTCACTCAGCTGAGGTACTGACGCCACCAAAGCGTATTACTCATCCATCTTCAAGACAGAATCAAGTTAGCTCAGCCTCTTCTTATATTGCTGCCAATTCGAACAATCCTTCACTTGTTTATGGCAATAATGGAAATGGCTTTTACCAAGCAAATATGTCTTACGACCTCATTCTGCAACCACATCAACGTTGGAACTCGCAGCCGCAGTATAAAGCTTCATATATGAACGGAACTCATAGCATGCAACAGTACATGCAACAATCTCATCCATATGGTAATCAACCACCGCAATACATCAATGGTCAATATAGAACACCTTATAGTGGTGCTAACCTAGTTCCATACAAGGCTCAAACAACTATGAATTTGCTGGTCATGGAGGAGAACTATAAAGCCAAACAAATCGAACGCCAACAGAAGAATGAATGGCTACGATCTCTATCAATTTGTGGACTCAAAAATCTTGGTTCATCATGTTACATCAATCTGACCATACAAGTTTTGTTTTCAGTAAGCCGGATTGTGACGCTATTCTCAAAAAGGTCAAGTAATACGACGCTAGCAAAAGCCATGAGTCTTGCTAAGGGCCTGACAAAGTTAACAGAAGCTATAGTGGGGCTTTTGAGCACTTTCCAATCTCTGGGTGGGTCTGTGATCTCCCCAACAAGATTTATGAGAATAGTCTCTCTGCTAAAGCCAGACTTCAACATCCCATTTGAACAGCAAGATGCTCAAGAGTTCCTTTTATTCATTATAGATAAGGTCCATGAAGAATTAGCTCGTGAACCGACTACAGGTATGCTAGAAATCGACTACGCCCACCGGTGGGGAGTCGACGTTACACcaatggagaaggaggaatATTTGAAGTGGTATCGTGCGCTCATGAAGGCAGAAGGCGTTTCACCCATGAATGATTTGTGTCAGGGGCACGTACGCAGTCAATTGATATGCAATGATTGTCACTGTACGTCGAATAGTTattcctccttctcgatGCTATCACTTCCAATACCCAACACTGGCATGCCTACGGTTGATTTAGTGGAATGTCTTAGATACTACACGCAAGATGAAGTGTTGAGTGGTGAGAATGCTTGGAAATGTCCCCGGTGTAATAAGACCGAGGGGGGTGGTAATCCTATGGATGTCGTATTTCAGCAGAAGCGGTCATTCAATCCATGGAAGAACAAGAGCCCTGCCAAAAAATCATCTAAAGCGCAAACAAATGAGAAGCCTAATGGTGGTCCAGTatccatcaagaagttgagcatcatcaagttgCCACCCGTACTCTTCATTCATTTATCACGATTCTCAATGTTCAGTGTCACTGACAAGCTCAACGCTGTGATTCTGTATCCTTTGAGGCTTAAATTCAACCATCAAACGAATGATGTGCATTACAGCTTGACTGGAATCATCAACCATTTCGGAACTCTTAAAAGCGGACATTATACAGCACTTGTGAACAAATCAAAAGATAGCTCAGATAGGCTTGTACTTCCCGAATGGTGCTACTTCgatgatgaaaattttAGAGTGAACATTGCACACGGAGACGTCACGTCCGAAAAGAATAACCGAGTGCATTCTTCGAACGTATATGTGTTATGCTATGAGCGACAATGA
- the BAS1 gene encoding Myb-related transcription factor BAS1 — protein MKRTHQPIDTLAITESLGLQTFRKDGRRAWTKQEDAKLVQRLHELYPEETSQKKLDAKHVKWELVAEAFSDKSRKAKDCRKRWVSSLDPNLRRGKWSAEEDQQLLKSYKKHGPSWQQISMEVEGRTEHQCSKRYLEVLDPALRNRLKRWTLEEDLLLIEKVKEHGTKWRTIASAFDARPSLTCRNRWRNLLTSVARGRADGAVMEAMESVTGGNISEKFTVKEESPEDESKFGIGSADQPGPLHSLNSEQGIETKDISLQASQPDKEVEWRYAIVSRDETNDNGGPLEQLLKNGGQIKTQELAQYLIQYASVYNMKVTVHQHIHHHYGSSYVNSQHSRDEELPQVPPTPAVHDSRRDGVRAFDRFPSLEPETQLQRLQHFNYLPPLTEVPKLNSSASSPSSSKDGNTHHHHHHHHHHIHDSKDGISNNHHISNNHHTMNNHHTSNNHRREVNNGLVSLADEAQAKESDLLKLLGRADSRANGVRSSNGSHNGRHQMNGSKSNLLSPSAHDMQLISDAAEADKIIKKRSLENFDGQRKKMNYDIPEEEGDEGLDFFETMRNLSAPYEPTRGHHERRSSNEHGRKRRGSGSRNGSFSGSRNDNQPVSQHHPLHYSQSSLTPAPEPVPVEEEEEDLLDVYGLFYNSHPKESSVEAANQVATQPSTGLIELTNPFAFPFNPS, from the coding sequence ATGAAGAGAACTCACCAGCCAATCGATACATTGGCGATAACCGAGTCACTAGGTTTGCAGACGTTCAGAAAAGATGGGCGTAGAGCGTGGACGAAGCAAGAAGACGCCAAGTTGGTGCAACGTTTGCACGAGCTTTACCCAGAAGAGACTTCACAAAAAAAGCTAGATGCCAAACACGTTAAGTGGGAATTGGTTGCTGAAGCATTCTCCGACAAATCACGTAAAGCCAAGGACTGTCGAAAACGATGGGTTTCATCTCTAGATCCAAACCTCCGACGGGGAAAATGgtcagcagaagaagatcaacagcTTTTAAAAAGTTACAAGAAACATGGCCCGCTGTGGCAGCAAATTTCCATGGAAGTCGAAGGCAGAACAGAACACCAGTGTCTGAAAAGATACCTTGAAGTGCTCGATCCTGCTTTACGCAATCGTCTCAAACGCTGGACGCTCGAGGAGGACTTATTGCTCATTGAAAAGGTTAAGGAACACGGCACAAAATGGAGGACAATTGCAAGCGCATTTGACGCGAGGCCATCTCTTACGTGTCGAAATAGGTGGAGGAATCTTTTGACGTCTGTTGCTAGAGGAAGAGCTGATGGTGCTGTCATGGAAGCAATGGAGCTGGTGACAGGCGGCAATATTTCTGAAAAATTCACAGTAAAGGAAGAAAGTCCAGAGGATGAGCTGAAGTTTGGAATAGGCAGCGCTGATCAGCCAGGGCCTCTACACTCTTTAAACTCAGAACAGGGTATTGAAACCAAGGACATATCATTACAAGCACTGCAACCTGACAAGGAAGTCGAATGGCGGTATGCCATTGTCAGTCGCGACGAAACTAATGATAACGGCGGACCACTTGAACAGCTCCTTAAAAACGGAGGACAGATCAAGACTCAGGAGTTGGCTCAGTATCTCATCCAATACGCATCTGTATACAATATGAAGGTGACAGTGCATCAGCATATCCATCACCATTATGGGCTGTCATACGTCAACTCGCAGCATTCGAGAGATGAGGAACTACCGCAAGTCCCTCCTACCCCTGCAGTTCATGATTCTCGAAGAGATGGTGTTCGTGCGTTTGATCGTTTTCCCAGCTTGGAGCCAGAGACCCAGCTTCAGCGACTTCAGCATTTCAATTACCTCCCGCCTCTAACGGAAGTGCCAAAACTAAATTCTTCAGCCTCTTCCCCTTCGTCAAGCAAAGATGGTAAcactcatcatcatcatcaccaccatcaccatcatATTCACGACTCAAAAGATGGCATCCTGAACAATCATCATATCCTGAACAATCATCATACCATGAACAATCACCATACCCTGAACAATCATAGGCGAGAGGTCAACAACGGGCTCGTTTCCCTCGCAGATGAAGCACAAGCAAAGGAGTCTGATCTCCTCAAGCTACTTGGCCGCGCTGATAGCCGGGCTAATGGCGTGAGATCAAGCAATGGTAGTCATAACGGGAGACATCAAATGAATGGAAGCAAATCCAATTTGCTTTCGCCGCTGGCACATGACATGCAATTAATCTCAGATGCTGCCGAGGCTGACAAAATAATCAAGAAGCGGTCACTTGAGAACTTCGACGGtcaaaggaagaagatgaatTACGATATCcctgaggaagaaggagatgagGGCctcgatttctttgaaaCCATGCGCAATCTTAGTGCACCTTACGAACCTACAAGAGGTCATCACGAGCGCAGGTCGCTGAATGAACATGGACGTAAGCGCAGAGGCTCAGGAAGTAGGAACGGCAGCTTCAGTGGAAGCCGAAATGACAATCAGCCCGTATCTCAACATCACCCACTTCACTACTCGCAAAGCTCGCTCACTCCAGCACCTGAGCCAGTTCCtgttgaggaggaagaagaggaccttcttgatgtatATGGGCTTTTTTACAACTCGCATCCGAAAGAATCTTCAGTTGAAGCCGCGAACCAAGTGGCCACTCAACCGCTGACAGGCCTAATTGAGTTGACGAACCCCTTTGCATTTCCATTCAATCCTTCATAA
- a CDS encoding methylenetetrahydrofolate dehydrogenase (NAD(+)), whose protein sequence is MAQPAGRTILASTIAKQYVNEITSQVKALNFKPKLVGFLANDDSAAEMYANWSAKTCESMGFDYELRRRAKNDLESALIQANNDDSVNGIMVYFPIFGDKQDQYLQQLISTEKDVEGLNFLYYHNLYHNIRFLDPPTNEQKSILPCTPLAMVKILEYLGVYNKHLHYGNRLYGKKVLVVNRSEIVGRPLAALLANDGATVYSLDINNMQQFTRGDDLSMQRHKVIDLDQSEYTLEKVAPQCDVIITGVPSESYKFPTELVSNGAVVINFASAKNFNDDVKQKAGLYVPSIGKVTIAMLLRNLLRLINNKKIRTEKAKGETGATDSST, encoded by the coding sequence ATGGCTCAACCAGCGGGAAGAACTATTTTGGCGTCCACCATCGCCAAACAATATGTCAATGAGATCACCTCTCAAGTGAAAGCGCTCAACTTCAAACCCAAGTTGGTTGGTTTTTTAGCCAACGATGACTCTGCTGCTGAGATGTATGCTAATTGGTCGGCGAAAACATGTGAACTGATGGGTTTTGACTATGAGTTGAGAAGACGGGCAAAAAACGATCTTGAAAGTGCCTTAATCCAGGCTAACAATGATGATAGCGTTAACGGAATCATGGTGTACTTCCCAATCTTTGGAGACAAGCAGGATCAGTACCTCCAACAGCTCATATCGACAGAGAAGGACGTGGAAGGACTCAATTTCTTGTACTACCACAACTTGTACCACAATATCAGATTTTTGGACCCACCTACAAATGAGCAGAAGTCCATCTTGCCTTGCACGCCATTGGCCATGGTGAAGATATTGGAGTATTTGGGTGTCTACAACAAGCACCTTCATTACGGGAACAGGCTTTATGGCAAGAAGGTGTTGGTGGTCAATCGATCGGAGATCGTGGGAAGACCATTGGCTGCGCTTTTGGCCAATGACGGTGCTACTGTGTACTCTCTTGATATCAACAACATGCAGCAGTTTACTAGAGGAGACGATCTTCTGATGCAGAGACACAAGGTGATTGACTTAGACCAGAGCGAATACACTTTGGAAAAAGTTGCTCCGCAGTGTGACGTAATCATCACAGGTGTTCCATCAGAAAGCTACAAGTTTCCGACAGAGTTGGTGTCTAACGGAGCAGTGGTAATCAACTTTGCCAGtgccaaaaacttcaacgaTGATGTGAAGCAAAAGGCCGGGCTCTACGTGCCATCAATTGGTAAAGTGACCATTGCCATGCTCCTAAGAAACTTGCTTCGTTTGATtaacaacaagaagatacGCACTGAGAAGGCCAAGGGTGAAACCGGTGCCACCGATTCTTCGACTTAG
- the GYP1 gene encoding GTPase-activating protein GYP1, protein MGQKPRYNRSSSQQGMSTPPLDGTEDKTSRSSSPFYLSRAVSGSSNPSRKGYRRPTYTDLDDDWDAVIDETEPRGKQKSYSSGSQQPDAFSRENGHQNSDILINTLHPEFPVSSEVDPNAGTNSPRDHGNELRLEAQMKSQNTKFMKFKSILTEDESSVNMRHLKKLSWNGIPRELRALTWQMLLGYLPTNKARQSSTLKRKRQEYLDGLHDANVEALFDGKVTPNNASTSSLPVSSNRDNSANKDKQLNHQIKIDVKRTSPTIKLFGYEATQKSLRKVLYLWAIRHPASGYVQGINDLCTPFYQIFLGHYLWQLQQRKASKSGRGQIPSALIIPGMIDEEGADSCENELLNDPILDTYTWETFDTNRLSSRVTSIIEADTFWCLSKLLDNITDNYIHEQPGIIRQVNDLRNLISKIDNSLLEHLECEGVDFIQFAFRWMNCLLMRELSIELIIRMWDTYLSETPLGFNNFHVYVCAAFLIKFAGELKQRDFQEILLFLQNPPTSSWTEKDVELMLSEAFIWQSLYENASAHLK, encoded by the coding sequence ATGGGACAGAAGCCACGGTATAACCGTTCTCTGTCTCAGCAAGGAATGAGTACCCCACCATTGGATGGGACGGAAGACAAGACCAGTAGACTGTCGTCTCCTTTTTACTTGAGCAGGGCCGTCAGTGGATCGAGCAatccatcaagaaaaggaTACAGGAGACCAACATATACAGATTTAGACGATGATTGGGATGCAGTCATTGACGAAACAGAACCACGGGGAAAGCAGAAATCGTATCTGAGCGGTTCGCAGCAACCTGATGCATTCCTGAGGGAAAATGGCCACCAAAACAGCGATATTTTAATCAATACCCTTCATCCTGAGTTCCCAGTAAGCTCCGAGGTGGATCCTAATGCTGGCACAAACAGTCCGCGGGATCATGGTAATGAGTTAAGGTTAGAAGCTCAAATGAAGAGTCAAAATACCAAGTTCATGAAATTCAAGAGCATTCTTACCGAAGACGAAAGCAGCGTCAATATGCGAcatctcaagaagctttcgTGGAACGGTATACCTCGAGAATTAAGAGCGTTAACCTGGCAGATGCTATTAGGATATCTACCTACGAACAAGGCAAGACAAAGTTCTACCTTGAAACGCAAACGACAGGAGTATCTCGATGGCCTCCATGATGCAAACGTTGAGGCTCTTTTTGACGGTAAAGTCACCCCTAATAACGCATCAACGTCGCTGTTACCTGTTTCAAGTAATCGTGATAACAGTGCCAATAAAGATAAGCAACTTAATCATCAGATCAAGATCGATGTTAAAAGAACAAGTCCAACTATTAAGCTCTTTGGGTACGAGGCTACTCAGAAGTCGCTTCGAAAAGTCTTGTATTTATGGGCTATCCGACATCCAGCAAGTGGCTACGTTCAAGGTATTAATGACTTGTGTACTCCATTCTATCAGATCTTTTTGGGCCATTATCTTTGGCAGCTCCAACAACGAAAAGCCAGTAAATCAGGTCGGGGGCAAATTCCTAGTGCCCTCATTATTCCAGGAatgattgatgaagaaggcgCAGATTCCTGTGAGAACGAGCTCCTTAACGATCCGATCTTGGATACATACACTTGGGAAACTTTTGATACAAACCGGCTTTCTTCGAGGGTAACCTCAATTATAGAGGCCGATACATTCTGGTGTCTCTCCAAACTATTAGATAATATAACGGACAACTACATTCATGAGCAGCCTGGTATTATACGTCAAGTTAATGATTTACGGAACCTTATTTCGAAGATCGATAATTCGCTACTCGAACACTTGGAATGTGAAGGCGTTGATTTTATTCAGTTTGCCTTTCGCTGGATGAACTGCTTGTTAATGAGAGAGCTTTCCATAGAACTTATTATACGGATGTGGGATACTTATCTAAGCGAGACGCCACTTGGATTCAATAACTTCCATGTCTATGTTTGCGCCGCGttcctcatcaaatttgCAGGCGAACTTAAGCAAAGAGATTTTCAAGAGATCCTTTTATTTTTACAAAATCCCCCTACATCATCATGGACAGAGAAAGATGTCGAGCTCATGTTGAGTGAAGCTTTCATATGGCAAAGTCTTTATGAAAACGCTTCAGCACATCTTAAGTGA
- the SSZ1 gene encoding Ssz1p, translated as MSSVIGITFGNTSSSIAVATQDGRVDVIANPDGDRAIPSVLSYVGIDEYHGAQARSQLVRNPKNTIINFRDYIGKKYDEVDFWASSAGAQPIKTADGGIGYKIAREDGDEIVTVEEAVTRHFKQLRSAAEDYLGRKVEKAVLTVPTDFSKHQKDLLNKSVEAAGLKVLQFINEPSAALLSHLTSSGEEAMLKDKLYVVADFGGIRSDAAVISVRGGIMTILATVHNHKLGGDDLDDALSDHFAKEFQKKFKADAKGSARSLAKLKSESIVTKKTLSNVPTSSFSIESLADGFDFLSNINRLRFELAARKPLSEMTAFVESVVSKAGLEPLDIDEVLLAGGSSNVVKLASNIQFIFPESITVVAPSLDPKAAYPEELSTRGAALQAALVETFDDEEIHESLQPIVVNTQHLAKPIGIKDAAGNFVPILVAETAYPIKKSLEVTNGDASDVVIELFEGKRNVKETVIEPAPKREEEEDSEDESDEEPEINREVEYLTGELLAKLALTDLKPNSNLEVIINITQNGVLHLSGREVKQGSTAVKGEIKAAA; from the coding sequence ATGTCTAGTGTAATCGGTATCACTTTCGGTAACACATCATCCTCGATTGCAGTTGCCACTCAGGATGGCAGAGTCGATGTGATCGCCAACCCTGATGGTGACAGAGCCATTCCCTCCGTTCTTTCGTACGTGGGAATCGATGAATACCACGGTGCTCAGGCCAGATCGCAACTAGTGAGAAACCCAAAGAACACCATCATTAACTTTAGAGACTACATTGGCAAGAAATACGACGAGGTTGACTTCTGGGCCTCTTCTGCTGGTGCTCAACCTATTAAGACTGCAGACGGTGGTATTGGATACAAGATTGCTAGAGAAGATGGTGACGAGATCGTCACAGTGGAGGAAGCTGTCACAAGACATTTCAAGCAATTGAGAAGCGCTGCTGAGGACTACCTTGGACGCAAAGTGGAAAAGGCTGTGTTGACGGTGCCCACTGACTTCTCAAAGCACCAGAAGGACTTGCTTAACAAATCGGTGGAGGCTGCTGGCTTGAAGGTCTTGCAGTTTATCAATGAGCCATCTGCTGCATTGCTTTCTcatttgacttcttcaggGGAAGAGGCTATGCTCAAGGACAAGCTTTATGTTGTCGCTGACTTCGGTGGTATCAGATCGGACGCCGCTGTGATCTCTGTGAGAGGCGGCATCATGACTATATTGGCTACTGTCCACAACCACAAGCTAGGTGGTGACGATTTGGATGATGCTCTCTCAGACCACTTCGCCAAGGAAtttcagaagaagtttAAGGCTGACGCTAAAGGCAGTGCCAGAAGCTTGGCCAAGTTAAAATCAGAGTCCATtgtcaccaagaagactTTGTCCAACGTTCCAACATCGTCATTTTCGATTGAGTCTCTTGCTGACggctttgatttcttgtCTAACATCAACAGATTGAGATTTGAATTGGCCGCCAGAAAGCCATTATCAGAAATGACTGCTTTCGTCGAGCTGGTAGTCCTGAAAGCCGGTTTGGAGCCTCTAGACATTGATGAGGTTCTTTTAGCCGGCGGATCATCCAACGTTGTTAAGTTAGCCTCCAACATTCAGTTTATTTTCCCAGAATCCATTACCGTGGTTGCCCCATCTTTGGACCCTAAGGCTGCCTACCCCGAAGAGTTGTCCACCAGAGGAGCTGCTTTGCAGGCTGCCTTAGTTGAGacttttgatgatgaggaaatACACGAGTCTTTGCAGCCCATCGTTGTCAACACCCAGCATTTGGCCAAGCCAATTGGAATCAAGGACGCCGCTGGCAACTTTGTGCCAATTTTGGTTGCAGAGACAGCTTATCCAATCAAAAAATCTCTTGAGGTCACGAATGGCGATGCGTCCGATGTTGTCATTGAATTGTTCGAAGGTAAGAGAAACGTGAAGGAGACTGTTATAGAGCCTGcaccaaagagagaagaggaggaggactCTGAGGATGAATCTGACGAGGAGCCGGAGATCAATAGAGAAGTTGAATACCTAACCGGCGAgttgttggccaagttggctCTCACTGACTTGAAGCCAAATTCCAACTTGGAAGTGATCATCAACATCACTCAGAACGGTGTGTTGCATTTGTCCGGAAGAGAAGTGAAGCAAGGATCGACCGCAGTAAAGGGTGAAATAAAGGCGGCTGCTTAG
- the NSA1 gene encoding ribosome biosynthesis protein NSA1: MKFLVSSDETGNLKEVVCAEGTDTSSKEAIQPELVRSILTQSDYTNVRTRITHMTVVKDILVTARMGGIVNFYSISADESHEYGATLQTYKLKCDEGSNPVSLIHLEALGCLMVALDSAEVFVLSIEGGESEIPVSLRLPGRSGKNSQPISVFVQNPYEPGIFAYGGKCNDLQVVKLFDKKRMKNGAKIFNSGSRVTPEVVFQAENVEPDHLGLDVPVWITGILFQKNAGKKGFKMVTSTGYGQIRLYDTSLEEEPIGSYKICEKPIRVLQFATDHEDEVIVADSHNFVARVSLFKVDAKAERIVSASAGTFYKPSLKILGKYSKGGNTGAINSIARSPSRNVVATGGLDRYLRVFDVQTRNLLAKVYLGTQISSLLFIEDDGLSNLDRDQAESALEDQNDDEIWEQLDHNAGSDDDLKITKRRRRI; the protein is encoded by the coding sequence ATGAAGTTTCTTGTATCTTCCGATGAAACGGGTAATTTAAAGGAAGTGGTTTGTGCTGAGGGCACCGATACCTcctcaaaagaagcaattCAGCCCGAACTCGTAAGAAGTATCTTGACTCAATCAGACTACACCAATGTTAGAACAAGAATAACCCATATGACAGTTGTGAAAGACATTTTGGTCACTGCTCGAATGGGCGGAATCGTGAATTTTTATAGCATATCTGCTGACGAATCACACGAGTATGGAGCCACGCTTCAGACTTATAAGTTGAAGTGTGATGAGGGCTCCAATCCTGTCTCTTTGATACACTTAGAGGCATTGGGGTGTTTAATGGTCGCCCTTGACTCCGCAGAAGTGTTTGTGCTTAGTATAGAAGGAGGTGAATCTGAGATACCTGTATCCTTAAGACTACCGGGACGTCTGGGCAAGAATTCGCAGCCTATTAGCGTTTTCGTACAAAATCCCTACGAACCAGGAATTTTTGCATATGGCGGCAAGTGCAATGATCTTCAAGTGGTGAAACTCTTCGACAAGAAGCGTATGAAGAACGGagccaaaatcttcaataGCGGGTCAAGGGTGACCCCCGAGGTGGTTTTTCAAGCAGAAAATGTCGAGCCCGATCACTTGGGTTTAGATGTTCCAGTATGGATAACCGGCATTTTgttccaaaaaaatgctGGCAAAAAGGGGTTCAAGATGGTAACATCCACAGGGTACGGCCAAATAAGACTATACGACACGAGCTTAGAAGAGGAGCCCATAGGGTCCTACAAGATTTGTGAGAAACCAATAAGAGTCTTGCAATTTGCCACAGATCacgaagatgaagtcaTCGTGGCAGACTCGCACAACTTTGTTGCTCGTGTATCGCTATTTAAGGTCGACGCCAAAGCAGAACGCATAGTGTCAGCCTCGGCAGGAACCTTTTATAAACCTTCCTTAAAGATTTTGGGCAAATATTCCAAGGGAGGTAATACTGGTGCCATAAATAGCATCGCTCGATCTCCACTGAGAAACGTTGTAGCCACCGGCGGATTGGACCGCTACTTGCGTGTCTTTGATGTTCAGACGCGAAATTTACTCGCCAAAGTATACCTTGGGACGCAGATAAGCAGCTTGCTATTTatcgaagatgatggtTTGAGTAACCTTGACCGCGACCAGGCGGAACTGGCACTCGAAGATCAAAATGATGACGAAATCTGGGAGCAGCTAGATCATAACGCAGGCTCAGACGATGATCTCAAGATAAccaaaaggagaagacGCATATAA